ataaaaatatttttaaaatttataattttaaattaaattaaagacaTGTTATATCTAtcaaaatattcttcatttttaaactttaaatatgtcatgtaggaatttttttaaaaaacaaatatgtCAATAAATTGAAATGAATGGAACAAAAAGCAAGGACCTAAGTCCTAACAAACAAAACATGCAGGCACACACCAATTAAAATTTGGTTGTCATTAAAAGCAAAGTGACAAATGGACCAAACACAATTAATCAATCAAGAATCCCCCAGACCTTAATTATTCGCTTCATACACACATTTCCAAGATTTTCCCACTTCTTCCTATCTCCCCTCTTTCCTTCCTCCAACGCTAATCAGTCATGTTTGATCCAAGAAAACAAACATCTAATATCCATGACAACATTCTTGATCCTGCCACAACCTCAACTAACTGTTATGACAATTGGGAACCTCACAATTTTGATTTTCAAGTATCACAAAAACTTGGGAATCAATTTATAGCCCAAAAAATAGAAGAtcatgaagatgatgatgatggtggtgctTCTTCACCACCCTTATGGAAAAATAGCCCACCAAGAAGTCCAGTCCATCCGATAAATTATCGGTCGCTTTCACCTAGTTCTAGAACTCAAGCCATAGCCAGAGGACAATGGGAACTTATGGAAATGGTCAAGAACATGCCTGAATCTTGCTTTGAACTTTCTTTAAAGGATCTTGTTGAGCAACCTAAATCATTTGAGTCTCAAGAAGAATGCTTAGTCAATAATAATAGGGAGAAAAAACAAGTCGTGCAGAACATTAAGATCAAGAATGACCAAATTAGAAAAGCCAAGATGATGAGAAGTAAGAGTATTGAGAATGGAGGGGTATTTCTCAAGATGGTTTCACCTGTTTCTTTGagatcaaagaagaagaagaatgtatCAGCAAATACAACTAGAGTTTCCCCTAAGCCTGATGAGTATGAAAACTCTTGTTCAAAGAGTTTggagaaagagtggtggaagaaGAGATTTTCAGGTTCAATTAGTGGTAGTAGCAACAATAGTGGAAGTACTGGTAGAAATAGAAGCAGGGGCAGCAATTCTaacagcagcagcagcaacagtACTAGTAGCAGAAACAACAGCACCAGGTATTAAATATCTTCATTTCTTAATTCTTTTACTGCTCCCTAGAAAAGAAGCTGTCGCCTTTCTGTTCTCTCCTGGTGACTCGAAAATTTAATCTTAATGTTGGAGATGGGGGTACTTACCATCTAAGCAACCCCTTTTATGAGTAAACAtatcctcattttttatttttcagctaaaactaattttgatttttagtaCTACTAGtgatgctatatatatatatatagcccaTGAGTATGCTAAAAGATTTGTCCTGAATTCATGGGAGTGCTCCTTTTTCTGCTTTTATGCATCCTGTATTCGAAATTTCTTGAGCGGACTAATTTGTATTGGTGCCACGTAGAGCTCCACAGGGGAAGCGCTCTATACTATCTCTGTATTCAAATCCAAAACTTTTAATTAAGACGGTCATGGAAACGCTCCTGACAAAAGTTTGTCCAAGTTTAAAGATCAAAGAGAGTTTTGATGTATTGAATAACAGTGTCTTGAACTTTTTCTCTTACAATATTTCTGGTTCAAGAGAAAGTTATTCTACAACTTTTTCTCTTGCCATTACTTGGATGATTGTGGGAGATCCTGCTTGCATACAAGACAGAAGAGACAGAACACAGAATTGAATTTTCCCGAAGAAAATGgaaattattatcattattggttttaAAATTTATCGTACTTGTCTAATATATTTAACATcttcaagaaaggaaaatattttgaaCCTCTGTAACTTGAAGACCTTTTCCCCATGTTAAAACATAGCAGCTTGGGGGACGGgattaaaatatgataaatcaAACTTTTACCAACAAGATAAGACTCCTGATAGCCAATCTACTTGGATACCTGAAGGAGATTATTCTGTCAAtagttttattccttttttaatattaattctTATGTAGGTTCAATTAATCAAATTAGTttgatatattatgatttttctttattgtCGTTGCTCAAAATTTTTTTGTTAACTTCTTACAACACCCCATTATTTGGATCCTAACAAAGCAGATTGAATCTAAAGGGAAGTTAGTTGTTAAGATAGACAATCACTTTACATAATTGATTCTTTAGAATTTATTCTTATACATGACATTATTGAAACATCCACCCACccactgaaaaaagggaaaagataTTGGAGTCCCACGTCGGTAGGTTAAAGAGGTCTTGGTCTCCTTATATAATTTTGGGCAATctctcctcatgagctagcttttgaggttgactTAGGTCTAATATCCATTCTTTATCATGATATCAGAGTCAGGCCTATCCAGTTCAATGTTGGGCCCTCGTCTTATATTGTCCATACTCCAGATGTTTAAAGGTTCTGGAATCAGAGTCAGGCCTATCCAGTTCAATGTTGGGCCCCCGTCTTATATTGTTCATACTCCACATGTTTAAAGGTTCTTGATCTCCTTATATgatcttgggcaatcctccttcGTAGTTAGGTtcaagatccattctttatcaAAAGAAAAGGCTTCAAATTAAGAAACACgcttacatattttatatatatactcagAGTCTAAgacatgttttaattttttttgaaatttttaatgttATGCAGGAAAAGGGAAAGGGTTTTAAGCTGTTGTTGGTCAAGTTTATGCCTCAATAAAAGCATACTGGAGAATGATAAAGGGATGACTGATGCCTTAGAATAATTTGTTTAGTCTCGTGAAACAATGATATGTATGCATAGTTTGGTGGTAGATTAGGAATATACAGATCTATGCTCCCCTCCCACCCCCACCATACCCCCACAGAATTGTTCTTTCATTTACCTTTTTTCTTGGTTTGGCAAGCATTTATTTGTTAACTAGAGCAACATTTATTGAAGTTTGGGATCAATATATATTGCAATTAGTACACCAATGCAATTGCTTAAAGACACGAGCAAAATTTAAACCGAGAAAGTTGCCTCAATCTGTGTATGCATGATCAATTGTTCGTAATTCATTTCATAattgggtgaaaatcatttttatttcctaactttactttaaaaaatatttttttttgttaattgtgAACCATAATCAaacttttccttttattctaagtaaattttataatatctattataccctttcattattaactttttttttacttctttaaaaatcatgatatatattttcatttgttaaattcatgtaataaattttttataaaaaaataaataatatcttttgAGCGAAAAGAGTGAAAAACTTTAACTAAGTATACAGGTTACCAATAttcaataataaagtaaattagcataatgagaaaattaattttattaacaataatcaaaactctaatacttcctccgtcccattttatgtgtcgtcgtTTTACCAGGTACGGagttaagaaataaggaaagactCGGTAATGTTTACtaaattgtcctttattaaaaaatgtgtttcatctttttttaaaaaaattaaatgaaaccaataaaggtaaaagtgagattatatctttaaatagttaccTAATAAGAAAAGATGACATACTTTTTTatacggactaaaaagaaaataatgacacataaaatgaaaagAAGGGAGTATTTATTTATACTAGTGAAAATAGTAGATAATAATAACCATACAAACATATTTCGATgcatcaaatacaaaataattaattaaattaaggtCAAATTTTTAAAGGTGATATTTGTTTAAGCAATAGAAAATACTCTCGTCATTTCATATTACTTCACcctcatattaaaaataattattttaatttacttgtccaatttataaaatcaaaagaatttttttaatatttttaaaaatttctactcttaatattaaataactGCATCGAGTAGTTGTagtcaaatttaaagtttcaaattattattaataagcttaatttagtaaaatatacttctaattaaaattttcttaatgatTGTGTCATATCAAGAAGGATCAAATAATATGACATGCATAAAGTAAGAGAATGGGGAAAGActgaaatatatacacatacttatacatatatatacacacgcttATGCATACAATATTTAAATAACGGCCATAAAACTAACCTTAAATTTTCTAACAAATTCATAAAAGTATTATTCTACTTATAATATTAATGAACTTAAATAAAAGATTATAATATCTAGCttaaaaagatattatatatattatagaaagatattacataaataaatttagtactataataaaaataaaaaagacattgCATAGAATAAAGGagagtttaattattatttaaattgagaaaaagtttAATCTTTACAGCAAAATTGAGGGGGTGAAAATGACACACCCTTTCATAATTCTTTTGCCTATATattttggtatgttgttgttactcATGCTTACAGCTAGTGCTAGTACATATAAATTGTTTTCTCATTGGGATTCCAACATCAGCTTTATATTTCCAAATTAATCTCAGAGGTATTCACATTATGTgtatattcaaataattattcatatttataactATTGTTATATCCAATATTTCTCCAATTCATATTTATAACTATTGTTATATCCAATATTTCTCCAAGTAATATTCGATACACAAGCCTCAGTCAAGATCGGCTTAATCACTAGGCCACTAAAGCCACCGCTTATGATTCCAAAAAATTAGGAcctcatttttttctaaaaaatgtatATCTAcgtatttattaaaaaaattatatttatttataaatttaaaaagaaatttttgatAAGAAAGTAAGATATATGAGACATCTTTTGGAGTATAAATTTCCTTGACTACATCCTAATTACTTGAGATACATTACTATCACCTTGTATTCATCAATTCTATAAATTTTGTTctctctttaattatttttattattagtattgaGCGCGTATCACCTTGTATTCATCTATTCTATAAATTTTATTCTCTCtttaattatttctattattagtATTGAGCGCGTCCCCCCCTCTCTCCAAAACTAACTAACAACTTAGTTACCGTTCttgcttataatttttttttttgtttggttttccATTCGGTATCTagtgcccgcattggagccccgactaatccggatcgcacgttgcagggcccattaaggtgacagcgctctcaacagagttttctccatactcaTGATCGAACCTTCAACCTCCGATTAAGGGTGAAACAgtctcatccactgcaccacaacccatgttggtgttCTTGCTTACAAttacaaaagaataaaaattattcttTAGTGTCtgcttcaaattttcaaaattacaacaaACAATTGAAGGAGGTCATCACTATTTTGATATCGTTATATGAATAGCAGCTTATCAAATTCTTGAGCCAGGTTTTATCATtctatattttatacttttttcttgaaaatttattattgttgatatttttagttcataagaatatatttgttttaattatcattataatttattcaatttaaatgTGTTGACTAGAAAATATAATTTCGATTTtgcaaaaagagagaaaaaataagaattgaaAAGATTGAATGGATTAGCTATATTATCATTGAAAAGTAGCTATTAGAAAATATCGGTTATAAGAAAATAGTTAATGTTTTCACATTAAAAAATgctagaaaattaaattttaaataaaatttacatgactatctttttattttttaaaaataatacatatatttatgttttctaaacattcatgacttttaaaaatagtaaaaacgtGAGAAGTATTCTTTAAGTATTGGAATTAGTTTTAAAATGGGGTGACATCGTTTTCATCTCCAACTttactttaaaatcaaacttttCCCTCAACATTGAATAATAATTATACTTCCCATTTATCCCATGCAATGTTCATTTTACCCTTATAATTTTAatcctatatttatgtaatacctctttatattatataatatattttttttaatctaggtatttatattattttatttaagtttattaactttataagtaaaatattatgtTTCATAAATTTGTCATAAAATTTAATGTTACTTTTCAAGATCgttatttcaatattatatgtattaaagagtcatTTAGTGTGAGATGTAATTATAATAATTCGTGGATAAacttcatgattatattattctgCGTTTAGTTAGAGATATTAGTTAGTCTtaaaattatttatcccaccatttatatcACAGTAATGAaataagttatcacatatacaTGTTGGTACAATTTATTTTGGGATAACTAATCCTAGAACAACTTGTTCTCAACCAAGCCACCCTTTAAGTGTttgtatatgtatgtacatgcatgtgcgtaTATATTTTTGTGTTTCACTGCTCTCTTACTACATCTGTTTTATATTATTTGGCTTTTGTTGACATGACACaatctttaaaagaaattaatttagaGCTACATTTTACtgaattaaccttattaatgatacttTGAAACTTTAAGTTTGTCTATACTACTATTTTACGTAGTTACTTaatattaagagttaaaaaaaaacataatacaactcttttgatttcataaaaaaatttcgCCCAGAAGATaatgttcatgtttttatgaatttgttTTATGTGGAttttacaaaaatgaaaatatgatgatttaaaagaagttttttttttttaaaaaaaaagttgatgatgaGAGGGTATAataggtattttaaaaatttaattagaataaagggggaatataattattgtttaaagttgaggaggggtgtttgatttttttaaataaagttgGGGAGGAAAAATGATTTTTAGCCTTAAAAATATCCTTCATTTATCTATTGGGTCAAAagtatttcttcatcttctttataGCTTAAATATACCCTTATAACTAGCGActcttttttaaattataattaaaatttttatttattatatgtcagctttctattggttgcaaagtAAATTAATTTAAATCTTATTATCTTATAACCAAATTTGGATCCCACTAAAATTACCCGACTTAATCTACTAAACCTGTCCCAACCTATTACATTTGTTTCAATTCTTCCAGGCCCTCGATTTCCATCATAGCCTCAAGGAAACTCCCTTCACATGTACATACAAAGATGCAACAAAATTCAGATTGATCTAGTCTTAACTCATATCATTGGCATTTTTAACTTAGTGAAATACCAAGTTACATCATTGTGTGTTCATGGACTAAGCCTGAAATTTCCTTGGGGTGGATTTAATAGGTTGGATCGAGCAGTTTTAGTTGGCTTCAGGTTTAGTTATAAGATAATAAGAGTTAAATTTATTGCAACTAATAGAAAAAtgatacataataaataaaatttttaatcatGCTTTTAAAAAAGGGGTCGTTAATTGTAAGGGTATATTTAAGTCATAAAAGGTGATTAgaggatatttttgaaccaatGATGATACTTAAAACGTTTTTCTgatcctttttcattttaaagTTGAATGTATGGAATAATAACTTTCaggataatatatatatttccaAAATCTAGAGAGtagattttgttttaaaaaaaaatccctgTAACTGGTGTAGTCACGTtgtttagcttttttttttttttcgataacTAATACTACTAACTTTATTGATATCAAAGTGATGAACATTACAAGCAGCATAGCTTGGTCAACACAACCAGCTATCAAACAAGACATTTCACATACTAACTGTCTAGGAACAACCTGACAAACTAACTCAAAACAACCAAATATTGGAGTCTACATCTAATTCGGCTAAGTGCTCTAACATACAAAACATAAACAATTTCTCTAACAAGATTGGCCAAGCTTATTTTTGTATGCTTAAAGATTCTGAGGTTCCTTTCCATTCAGATGTTATGCACATACTCAATGTAAACCAATTTAAATAGTTGAGCAGCAttagattttccttttatattcGCGAGTATCCATTGGAAGTGATGTTCCCATGTTTGAGATCTCATAATTGGTTGGCAGGCCTGCAGCCAGATAAAAATCCTGAATAATCTCTGTGTGAATTCACAAGTAGCAAATATGTGATTCCCATTTTCTTCATGTTGTCGACAAAGTACACGTGTTATCTACATCCACCCCCAAGGCAGTTGGTCGATCTGCAGTTAGGAACCTTCTTTGCAGCGTCAACCATACTGTCAATACAAATTTTGGCCTAGCAAAATTGTTAAACATCAAACTGATTCATGGAACTCGAGGCATTTCCCCCAGAAGCTCTAGGTAAATAGTTCGAATGAGGCTCTGATCAGAGTTGAGAATTAGTGGcacttgaggtaaaatctagcTTGGATTTTTTTAATTCTGTGGGTGGTGGTGCATGGTCGATCTTAGTTATTGCTGGAGCTATTTGTCTGATTAATTCCATAAGTTGTTTTTCCTAAATATGTGTCTTCATTCACGTAATATTGATTTGTTTTGGGAAAAagacagaaacgacacttcaaattaaactatttccatgaaaatgatcatcgaatttaaatttcactttctagtcaTGTCAATTTACATGCTTGTTCTATActgtttctacacaccttctatacagtttctatacaaatctgtatagatataaatattctatacgaaaattatacagttttgatacataatttatacaataactgtacatttacacattttatacaacaattatctaatttttcatacactttctatatatttttataaatatat
This DNA window, taken from Capsicum annuum cultivar UCD-10X-F1 unplaced genomic scaffold, UCD10Xv1.1 ctg4331, whole genome shotgun sequence, encodes the following:
- the LOC107873021 gene encoding uncharacterized protein LOC107873021, with the protein product MFDPRKQTSNIHDNILDPATTSTNCYDNWEPHNFDFQVSQKLGNQFIAQKIEDHEDDDDGGASSPPLWKNSPPRSPVHPINYRSLSPSSRTQAIARGQWELMEMVKNMPESCFELSLKDLVEQPKSFESQEECLVNNNREKKQVVQNIKIKNDQIRKAKMMRSKSIENGGVFLKMVSPVSLRSKKKKNVSANTTRVSPKPDEYENSCSKSLEKEWWKKRFSGSISGSSNNSGSTGRNRSRGSNSNSSSSNSTSSRNNSTRKRERVLSCCWSSLCLNKSILENDKGMTDALE